Below is a genomic region from Burkholderia pyrrocinia.
CGTCTTGTCGCCGTACAGCGACGTGAGGAAGCACAGCGCGCCGACGGCCGTCGTCGCATACAGCGCATTGCGCGGCACGCCGCCCGGCGACAGCCTCGCGAACAGCCGCGGCGCACGGCCTTCGACCGCGAGGTTGTAGAGCATCCGCGTCGACGCATACATGCCCGAGTTGCCGGCCGACAGCACGGCCGTCAGGATCACCGCGTTCATCACGCCGGCCGCGAACGCGAGGCCCGCGTGGCGGAACACGAGCGTGAACGGGCTCACGCCGATGTCGGTCACGTCGCTCTTGAGCAGGCTCGGGTCGGTATACGGAATCAGCACGCCGATCACGAAGATCGCGAACACGTAGAACAGCAGGATGCGCCAGAAGATCTGCTTCACCGCGCGCGGGATCGTCGTGCGCGGGTTTTCCGATTCGCCGGCCGCGACGCCGATCATTTCGGTGCCCTGGAACGAGAAGCCCGCGATCATCGCGACGCCGAGCATCGTGGCCCAGCCGCCGGCGAACGGCGCGTCGCCGATCGTGAAGTTGCCCCAGCCCGCGCTCGGGCCGCCCTGCATGATCCCGAAGATCATCAGCAGGCCGACGCCGACGAACGCGAGCACCGTCAGCACCTTGATCAGCGCGAACCAGTATTCGGCCTCGCCGAAGCCGCGAACCGACAGCGCGTTGAGCGCGAAGATCAGCGTGAGGAACAGCGCGCTCCACCAGACGCCCGGCACATGCGGAAACCAGTAGTGCATCACGAGCTGCGCGGCGACGAGCTCCACCGCCAGCGTCACGGCCCAGCTGTACCAGTAGTTCCAGCCGAGCGCGAAGCCGAAGCCTTCGTCGACGAACTTCGCGCCGTAGGTTGCGAACGAGCCCGACACGGGCATGAACGCGGCCATCTCGCCGAGGCTCGTCATCAGGAAATAGACCATCAGGCCGATCACCATGTACGCGAGCATCGCGCCGCCGGGGCCGGCCTGCGAGATCGACGCGCCGGACGCGACGAACAGGCCCGTGCCGATCGAGCCGCCGATCGCGATCATCCGCAGATGGCGGGCCTGCAGCGCGCGGTGGAGGGACGGCTTCGCGGGCGGCGAGCCGGACGGATGGGGCGAATCGGGGCGGGCATCTGAATGCATGGCGGGTGCTGGGCGCTGTCTCCGGGATTGTCTTTCGGTGACGAAGCGCGACGCGTTGCCGGCCGCCGGCCGGGCAGCGGTGATGCTTCGCGGAAACGGGCCGGGTGAACCGGGCCGCGATGCGTGTCGCCTTCGTCTGTCGTCCGGCTGCCGTAGTGGCGGCCGGCGGCGCGCCGGGTGCGTTGCACCTCGACGTCGCATCGATTGTGTGTGCCCGATGCATGGGCCGGCAAACGATATTTCCGAACAGGGTGATGCGGCTTTGTCATCAACTTGCGTCATGTCGAGACGCGTCCGGCGGCCCGGCTACGGGCTTTGGAAACGTCCCGTATCGGCACAAAAACGCATCGGTCTGGCCGCCGAGGTGTTGCGTTTTGGGAATGAAGTCGTGAGTTAATATCAATAGCGGCCCGACTTGTGGCCGCCGACAATGTGTTTCATGGATCGTGCCTCGCGAGGCGAGGGCGTGCCGTCCGGCCGGGCTTCCGGCGGCGGCGCAGCGCGATGCGCCGTGCGGCGCACCGGGCCCGCCGAGTTGCGCATCCGCTTGCACAGGGCGCGCGAACGCGCTCCAATCGAATCACGCGGGCGGCGCTGCCGCCGCACCGATCAATCTGTCCCTGAAGAGGAAGTGATGCAATTCAACGACATTCTTGCCGCGCTCGATATCGATCTCGCCCAGTGGAAAGGCAATGCGCTGACCGCGCGTTCGCCGCTCGACGGCGCGACGCTCGCGACGCTGGCTGTCGACACGCCCGCCGACGCCGAGCGCAAGATCGACGCCGCGCACGAAGCATTCCTCAAGTGGCGCACGGTGCCGGCGCCGGTGCGCGGCGAGCTCGTGCGCGTGTTCGGCAACGTGCTGCGCGAACACAAGGCCGCGCTTGGCCACCTCGTCACGCTCGAGGCCGGCAAGATCACGTCGGAAGGCCTCGGCGAAGTGCAGGAAATGATCGACATCTGCGATTTCGCGGTCGGCCTGTCGCGCCAGCTTTACGGCCTCACGATCGCGTCGGAGCGCCCGGGCCACCGGATGATGGAGACGTGGCACCCGATCGGCGTGTGCGGCGTGATTTCGGCGTTCAACTTCCCGGTCGCGGTGTGGGCGTGGAATGCGGCGCTCGCATTCGTGTGCGGCGACCCGGTCGTGTGGAAGCCGTCGGAGAAGACGCCGCTTACCGCGATCGCCTGCCATGTGCTGCTCGAGAAGGCGCTGCGCGAGTTCGACAAGACGCATCCGGGCGTCGCGCCGGAAGGGCTGAGCCAGCTCGTGCTCGGCATGCGCGATGTCGGCGAGGTGCTGACCGCGTCGAAGAAGGTGCCGGTCGTCAGCGCGACGGGCAGCGTGCGGATGGGCACGGAAGTCGCGAAGGTGCTGAGCCAGCGTCTCGCGCGCGGCATCCTCGAGCTCGGCGGCAACAACGGGATGATCGTCGCGCCGAGCGCCGATCTCGATCTCGTCGTGCGCGCGGTCACGTTCGCGGCGGTCGGCACGGCCGGCCAGCGCTGCACGACGCTGCGCCGCCTGATCGTACATCGCAGCATCGTCGAGCAACTGCTGCCGCGCATCGAGAAGGCCTACACGTCGGTGAAGGTCGGCAGCCCGCTCGAAGAAGGCACGCTGGTCGGCCCGCTGGTCGATCGCGCGTCGTTCGACGCGATGCAGAAGGCGCTGGCCGATGCGCGCGAGCAGGGCGGCGAAGTGAAGGGCGGCGAGCGCATCGATATCGGTCACGCGGATGCGTACTACGTGCGTCCGGCAATCGTGCGGATGCCGAAGCAATCGGCGGTGGTCGAGCGCGAGACGTTCGCGCCGATCCTGTACGTGATGGTCTACGACAACTTCGAAGACGCGATCGACCTGCACAACGCGGTGCCGCAAGGGCTGTCGTCGGCGATCTTCACGAACGACATGCGCGAGGCCGAGCAGTTCATGTCGTCGGCGGGCAGCGATTGCGGGATCGTCAACGTGAACATCGGCACGAGCGGCGCGGAGATCGGCGGCGCGTTCGGCGGCGAGAAGGAAACGGGCGGCGGGCGCGAGTCGGGTTCGGATGCGTGGAAGGCTTATATGCGTCGCGCGACGAATACGATCAACTACAGCCGGCAGCTGCCGCTGGCGCAGGGTGTGAAGTTCGACGTGTAATGCGGGGCGCCTGAAAGGGCGCGGCGCATGAATCGAAAGGGCCGGTTGCCGCGATGCGGTAACCGGCCCTTTGTTCGTCTGCGCAACGGCGAGATCGCGTGCGCCGTGTTACGCGTCGCCCACCGCGGGCATGTTCTGCACGACCAGCATCTGCGGGCTCGACAGCGTGATCCCCGCCGCGCGCAACTGCTTGAGGATCTCGAACAGCAGGTCGCTCTTCGTCGAACTCGCGATCCGCGGGCTCGACACGTAGCCCGTCACGCTCAGCGTGATCCCTTCCGGCGTGAGCTGGCTGAACGTCACCGACGGCGCCGGTTTCTCGAGAATCGCCTCATGCGCGCGGTACGCATCGAGCAGCAGGTCGCGCACCTGCTCGGGATCGGTGTTCAGCGGGAAGGTCAGCACCAGCGTCGCGACGCCCTGCGTGCTGTTGCCCATCGTCACGTTGCGCAGGTTCTGCGAGATCAGCTGCGAGTTCGGCACGATCACGGTCGAGCGGTCGCTGAGCTGGATCTCGGTCGCGCGCACGTTGATGCGGCGGATGTCGCCTTCGACGCCCGCGATGCTGATCATGTCGCCCACCTTCACCGGACGCTCGGTCAGCAGGATCAGCCCCGACACGAAGTTCTTCACGATCTCCTGCAGGCCGAAGCCGATACCCACCGACAACGCACTGACGATCCACGCGAGGTTGTTCCACCTGACGCCGAGCAGGCCCAGCGTCATCAGCACGAGCAGCACGTAGCCGACGTTGGTGAACAGCGTGATCAGCGACACGCGCATCCCCGTATCCATGCCGAGCGCGGGCATGAACTCGCCGTCGAGCCAGCGGCGCAGCGAGCGCAGCAGGTAGAAGCCGATCGCGAACCCGATTACCGCGTTCAGGATCCGGTCGGGCATGATGTTCAGGCTCTGCAGCCGCTGGCTGCCGATCATCCCGACCGCGCTGTCGAGCAGGTCGCCCGGCGTCGTGCCGAAGCCGCCCGTCAGCAGCGCGATGGCCGCGATCAGCATCAGCAGGCTCGTGCCGAAACCGGACAGGACCGTGCGGGCCTGGTCGAGGTGCCGGTCTTCGAGCGCGAACAGGTGCTTGATCTGCTGACCAGTCGACAGGCTCACGGAGAACAGGCTTTCGCTCGCATCGCGCGTCAACTGGATCAGGATATAGGTGGCGCACAGCACGATCTCGAACCACACGAGTTCGTAGGTGATGAAGCGCGCGACCGTGATGTAGCCGATCAGGAGTGCGATCAGCGACACGACGATCGCCAGCGTGACGCCGGCGTGGATCAGCCCGGCGAGCGTCGAGCGCTGCTCGGGCGCCTCGCCGGCCGCCGCGAGCGCGCTGCGCGCGCGGTTCGAGCGCAGCAGCGACGCGCCGACCGTCAATGCGACGACGACCGATACGATGCCGCGGCCGAACAGCGTGACGGACAGGCTGGTGTCGACGATCCGGTTGATCGATTCGAGCGTGCCGGACATCAGCAGCAGCGCGGCCAGGATGCCGGGGAACGGCCTCATCGCGCGCGCGACGGGATCGGCGAGCGCCGGCAGGCGCCACGACGGATGCCTCGTGCAGAGCAGCGCGCGGCCGAGCCCGGCGATCAGTGCGCAGGTCGCGGCGAGCTTCGCGAACTGGTCCCACAGATCGGTCAGCGACGGCGTGAGCTCGTAGTGGCGCGCGACTGCGAGATAGAGGATCTGAACGGCAAACGCGGTTGCCAGGAATGTCGACAGCGCGGTCGACAGCGCCAGCGCGCTGCGGCGCAAGCGGGTGGGCGGCAGGCGGTTCAGGCAGATCCACGCGAGCCCGCGCTCGATGAGCCGGCGGCCGCCGAGCCACATCGCGAACGACGCGATCAGCAGCAGCGCGGTGATTGCCCGTTGTCCGGGCACCCACGACGAACGCAACATGTCGCGCAATTCGTCGTTGAAATCCTCGAGCCGCTGGATGTCGTCCGGCGAACGCTGGAACAGCGGCAGCCAGAATTGCGCGCTGAAGATGCCGCCCGAACGGAACGCGAGCTGGTTCTTCAGCTGGCTGCGATGCAGCTTCGCGAACTGTTCGGTCAGGTTCGCGAGATTGGTCTTCTGGTCGGCGGCCTGTTTCAGCGCGGCGTCGAGTTGCGTCTTGCGCGCGTCCAGCGTCGCGCGCTGCTTCACGACGGCCGGCGTTTCCGGCGCGGCGCCTTCGGCCGGCGCCGGGCCGAGCACGTCGAGTTGCGCCTGGACCTGCGCGCGCTGCGGAACGAGCTCGCTCTGCAGCTTCGCGACGTCGGTGCTCAGTTCCTGCGTCGCATCGCCGAGCGCGTCCAGCTCCTTGCTGTTGGACGCGGTCGAGGTCTGCTGCTTGATGCGGTCCTGGTCGCCCTGCATCCGCTTGAGCTGCGCGACGGCGTCGTTCAGCGAGATGGCCGGCACGGACGCGTCGGTGCCGCTCGCGCCCGGGGCGGAAGCGGGCGCCGGAAACGCCGACGCGGTCGCGATCGCCGCGAACTGCAGCAGCGCGACCAGCGCGACCCGGCGGGCGTACGTGGATAGTCGTTGTATGAACATGGAATGCTTACGATTTGCCGACAATACCGGCCGCCGAAAGGCGTCCGGAAGCCGGTAGTTGGCCCGGTAAGCATGTTACCGGGGCGGGGAACGCGTGGTTGTACCGATTGCGTACCCCGTTTGCGGCGATTTCCGCGGCGCGCGCCCGCGCGAAACGGCGTGTCAGGCCCGTACCGTCGGGCCGGGACCGCCGAGGCGCGGCGCGGGAGGCGCCGGATCGCCGTTCCGACGCGTTTGCCGTACCCGACAGACGGTTACGCAATTTACACAATGTCCGGCGCGAAATCGGGGCGTCCGGTTCGGTTCGGGGCGTGCAATTCGGCGGGCACGCTGGCGTGCGCGTGCGCCGGATGGGCGTGCCGGTACAATGCAGCGATTCGCCCGACGGCGGCTCGACGGTCGCCGGACAACAACACACAACACGACACGATCAGGAGACGCGCCCAAGATGGCCTCAACGGACAGCCTTTCGCAGGCATCTTCCCAATCCCCATCCGTCGACCCCGGCTCGATCTCGGCCCGCCTCGACCGCCTGCCGCCCACCCGCAGCGTCTGGAAGCTCGTCATACTGCTGAGCCTCGGCTTCTTCTTCGAGCTCTACGATCTGCTCTACAGCGGCTACGTCGCGCCCGGCCTCGTGAAAAGCGGCATCCTTTCGGCGACCACGCACGGGCTGTTCGGCACTACGGGTGTCGCGAGCTTCATCGCCGCGCTGTTCTCCGGGCTGTTCATCGGCACGATCGCGTGCGGCTTTCTCGCCGACCGCTTCGGCCGCCGCGCGATCTTCACGTGGTCGCTGCTGTGGTACACGGCCGCCAACGTCGTGATGGCGTTCCAGGACACCGCGGCCGGGCTGAACTTCTGGCGCTTCGTCGTCGGTCTCGGGCTTGGCGTCGAGATGGTGACGATCGGCACGTACATCTCCGAACTCGTGCCGAAGCAGATCCGCGGCCGCGCATTCGCGTGCGAGCAGGCGGTCGGGTTCGTCGCGGTGCCGGTGGTCGCGTTCCTCGCATACCTGTTCGTGCCGCACGCGCCGCTCGGCCTCGACGGCTGGCGCTGGGTCGTGCTGATCGGCGCGCATGGCGCGCTGTTCGTGTGGTGGATTCGCCGCGAGCTGCCGGAAAGCCCGCGCTGGCTCGCGCAGCAGGGCCGGGTCGACGAAGCGGACCGCATCATGCGCGCGCTCGAGGCGAAGGTCGAAGCCGAATACGGGCGGCCGCTGCCGCCGCCTGCGCCGGCCGAACCGGTGCCGCCGCGCGGCAGCTTCCGCGACATGTGGGTGCCGCCGTATCGCCGCCGCACGATCATGATGACGATCTTCAACGTGTTCCAGACGGTCGGCTTCTACGGCTTCGCGAACTGGGTGCCGACGCTGCTGATCAAGCAGGGCATCACGATCACGTCGAGCCTGATGTATTCGAGCGTGATCGCGCTCGCGGCGCCGATCGGCCCGCTGATCGGCCTCGTGATCGCCGACCGCTTCGAGCGCAAGTCGGTGATCGTCGCGATGGCGGCGGCGATCGTCGTCTGCGGGCTGCTGTTCAGCCAGACGACGGTGGGCGCATTCCTGATCGTGCTCGGCATCGGCCTCACGCTCGCGAGCAACATCATGTCGTACAGCTTCCACGCGTATCAGGCCGAGCTGTTCCCGACGTCGATCCGCGCACGGGCCGTCGGTTTCGTCTATTCGTGGAGCCGCTTCTCGGCGATCTTCTCGTCGTTCGCGATCGCGGCCGTGCTGAAGGGCTTCGGTACCTTCGGCGTGTTCGCGTTCATCGCAGGCGCGATGGCGATCGTGATGGCCGCGATCGGGCTCATGGGGCCGCGCACGAAGGGCATCGCGCTCGAAACCATCTCGAAGTAGTCAGTGGTTGCGCACGCGTGCCGCATGGTTCGTGCGGCACGCGTGCGATGCGGCTTTGGGCGGAAACTGCATCGCCGAAATGATTTGGCATACGAATTTATTTGGCGAGAACATCGTTGCGGACGGAATGCGCAAGCCTTCTTCCGGTTACACGCGCTGAAACGCCCAACACACAAGCTTGCCGCGCAATGAAGCCGCAAGCGGAAACGAGTTGAAACAATGCGTGACGAAGCGCAAATCTGCCGCAAAGCCGCGACTTTCGTCGCTGCAGATGCTGGCGCGGACGCGTAAAATGAAGGGCCTGACGACTCATTAGCCGCCATCGGACCGCACGCGTTGCATCAGCGAACGGCTCCGCCGCGAAGAGGCGTCGGCGCCGGGCGCACACGATGCGCCGGACGTATCGATGGCTCGCGCGGAAGATGCGCCGCCCGCAACAGCAACATGCGGCGGCCGGATCGGCCGATGGCTTCGAACGTATGATGCTTTCCAGCCTGACGCGGCGATTTGCGAAGCCGCGTTGCCGTACCCGCGCAGTCGCCACGTATATGTGGCTCGCTGCCGCGCTGCCGGTTTCCGTTCTTGCCGGGCGGCCTGCCTTTGCCGCACCCGACGTCCCGTCGTCCGCTGCTACGTCATCCTCATCAGTTGCGTCGCCCGCGTCGGCGGCTTCCCGTGTGCATCCGGCGTCGCACGCGCATGCATCGTCGAGCGCATCGGCCGTGCAGCCCGCGCCCGCGGCATCGCACGTACATCATGCGGAGCCTGCCGGCGCGGCATCGGGCGCGTCGGCGGCTTCCGCCGCGTCCGCTGCAGCGCCTACGTCAGCGGCTTCCCCCGCGTCCACCGCCGAACCTGTGTCGGCCGCGTCCGCCGTGCCGGCCAACGAGGCCGAGCCGCCCGTGCCGACCCCGCCGCGCCGACATCCGCCGTTGTCGGCCGACGAGGCGAAAAACGCGACGGCTCGCGCGATCGACACGCGCAAGCGTTTCACGCAGGAAGTCACGCGGCGCCTGAACGTACCCATCAGCGAACAGCGCGCATACGGCGAGCGGCTCCAGAAGGCGCTCGCCGATGCGGACCTCGGCGACCTGGCCGGCGAATACGTCGCGATGGTCGACCGCGCGCCGAACGTGCAGGCGCTGTTCATCTACTTCCGCGCGACGCCGGCCAATGCGTGGCTGATGATCGGCGCATCGCCGGTCGGCACCGGGCTGCCGGGCAAGTACGATCATTTCCTGACGCCGCTCGGCGTGTTCCATCATTCGCCCGACAACATGGATTTCCGCGCGGAAGGCACGACGAACGAGAACGGCATTCGCGGCTACGGCCACCGCGACATGCGCATCTACGACTTCGGATGGGAGGACGGCGAGCGCGGCTGGGGCAAGGGCGGCGTGTCGCCGATGCGCTTCCAGATGCATGCGACCGACCCCGACCGCCTCGAAGCGCTGCTCGGCATCCGGCACTCGAAGGGATGCGTGCGGATTCCCGCGTCGCTGAACATGTTCTTCGACCGGCACGGCCTGCTCGACGACGACTACCAGGCGCGCGTCGAGGCCGGCAAGTCGCTGTGGGTGCTGCGTCGCGATCGCGACATCACGCCGATCGCGGGCCGCTACCTGGTCGTGATCGACAGTGCACGCAACACGCGTCCGGCGTGGTCGCCGTCGCCGGGGCGCAAGGCATGGTCGAAGTTGCCGAAGGGCGGCGATACGGCGGATTGACGGCCGGTCCGCCGGGCGCGGGAGGTGCAAGGATGAGAATAAATCCAGGAGTTCGTGCGGGGCGAAGCCGTTGCCGTGTGCGAGCACGAGCACTGGGGCCTGGTCGGCCGCGACGGGCAGTGGCGCGCGCGGCCCGAATGGACGTCGCTCGACTGATCGCCGGAGCGCGACGCGCTCCTGGCAGAACGCGACGGGAAGGTCGGTCTCGTCGACGTGACGGGGCGCGTCGTCTTCGAGCCACGCTATTCGGCGGCGACGCGTCAATGAAACGGGTAGCCGTCACGCCGGCCGGCGTTGCCCGCCGGCGGCACGCTCAGTGGAAAAACTTCAGCCAGTCGAACAGGCCGGGATGCGGACGGCGCCTCGGCGCTGGCGCCGGCGCGCTGCGCGGCCGGAAGTCGGGCGAGAACTGCACGCGCGGATCGATCGCGCGCGCACGCAGCGCCGCATCGTAGAAACCGCCGACGATCGGCAGCGCGCTGTGCGCGCCCTGCCCCCAGTAGTCGCTGCGAAGCGTCACGCTGCCGTCGTCGAAGCCGACCCACGCGCCGGCCACGAGCTGCGGATGCATCAGGATGAACCAGCCGTCCGCGTTGTCCTGCGTCGTGCCCGTCTTGCCGGCCACGTCGACGCGAATCCCGTAGCGCGAGCGGATGTCGGCGCCGGTGCCGTAATCGACGACATCGCGCATCACGTCGACGAGCGTCTGCGCGGCAGGCGCCGGCAACGCACGTTCGGGCGGCGCGCTGCCGAATGCGGCGAGCACCTTGCCGTCGCGATCCTCGATGCGCGTGATCATCTGCGGCGCGACGTACACGCCGCGGTTCGCGATCGTGCCGTACGCGGACACCATCTCCTTCAACGTGACGGGGCTCGTGCCGAGCGCGAGCGACGGCACCGCGTCGAGCGGACTGTCGCGCACACCCATCGCGCGCGCGAGCTGCGCGACCTTCGCGGCGCCTTCATGCTGCATCACCTGCGCGGTGATGCGATTGCGCGACAGCGCGAGCGCGTCGCGCAGCGTCATCGGCTCGCCGGTCGGCGGCTCCTCATCGGTCGGGCGCCAGACCGCGCGGCCGTCGATCGGGATCGCGACCGGGCGGTCGATGAACGTATCGCCCGGCCGCATGCCGTCCGCGAACGCCGCGCCATAGACGAACGGCTTGAACGTCGAGCCCGGCTGGCGTCGCGCCTGCGCGACGTGATCGAACGGCTCGCTGCCGAAATCGGGACTGCCGACCCATGCCCTGATCGCGCCGTTGCGCGGATCGATCGCGACGAAGCCAGCCTGCACCTGCGTCTTGCGCTCGCACAGCGCGCGCACGAATTCGCGATTCGCGCCGAGCTGCTTCAGTGCCGCCGCATCGGCGAGCCCTGCGTCGCGAGCACTGCGATAGTCGGGCGTCTGGCGGATGAAGCCGCGGAACAGGTCGTTGCGCAGCCCGCAGCCGGACGGGCCGCGCCATGCGCTGTCGGCGATCGCCTGCAGCCGCTCGGTCTGCTGCGTCAGCGCCTGCGTCGCGATGTCCTGCAGCCGTGCATCGAGCGTCGTGCGTACGACGAGACCATCCGAGTAGAGGTCGTAGTTGTTGCGGTCGGCCCACGCGATCAGCCACTTGCGAAGCTGCACCGCGAAGTGCGGCGCGAGGCCGGGCTGCGCCGTCTGCGGTTCGAAGTCGACGCGCAGCGGCTGGCGCTGCAATTTCGCGAGCTGTCGCGGCGACAGCATGCCCATCGTCGCCATCCGGTCGAGCACGATGTTGCGCCGCTGTACCGCGCGTTCCGGATTCAGCACCGGGTTGTAGTAGCTGTTGCCCTTCAGCATCCCGACGAGCGTCGCGCTTTCGGCGATGTCGAGCTGGTCCGCCGATTTGCCGAAGTAGGTGCGTGCGGCCATCTCGACGCCGTACGCGTTGTACAGGAACGGCACGGTATTCAGGTAGGTTTCGAGGATCTCGTCCTTGCTGTACACCGTCTCGATCTTGAAGGCGGTGATCAGCTCCTTCACCTTGCGCGTGAGCGTCAGCGAACGGCCGACTTCGTCCGGGTACAGGTTGCGCGCGAGCTGCTGCGTAATCGTCGAGCCGCCCTGGCGCGCGCCCGAGAACGTGTGCAGCCCGGCCGCGATCGTGCGGCGCCAGTCGATGCCGTGATGCGAGTAGAAGCGGTGGTCCTCGGTCGCGATCAGCGCGTCGACCATGTGCGGCGAGATCTGCTTGAGCGGCACCCATTCGCGGTTGACGGGCCGGAACTCGGCGATCAGCTCGCCGTCGGCCGACAGCACGCGCGCGGGGCGGTCGATGCGCGCCTTGCGGATGTCGCCGATGCTCGGCGTGAACGGAACGAACGCCAGCAGGACCAGCAGGCCCAGCACCGGTATCGCGGCGAGCGTCAGCGCCACGCCGCGCCGCGTCGGATGACGCAGGCGATGCAGCGCGCCGGCGCACAGCGCGCGGGTGCGCGCACGGCAGGCGGCGGCGAGCGGTGCGACACGGGCGCGGCAGCGGAGCCACGCGTCTCGAAGAAACGGCACGAAGCGATTCACGGCGGCAGGGGCGTGGACGGAAGAGGCGCGATCCTAGCAAACGGCGCACGCTTGCCGGCGGCCGAAACGGCCTTTTGCTTGCAGGAGTTACAGACGATTACGTTTGTTGCCTGCGGACAACCTTTTGCGGTGCGACCGGCCGCGATTCTTCCGACGAAACCACGTCCGCGAGCCGCTGCGCGGCCGCCTCCATCTGCGCGCGGCCGAACCCGCCGAAGCCGAGCACGAGCCCCGGGCGGGCCGTGCCCGGCGCGAACATCGGCGACACCGCGCGCACCGCGACGCCGGCCTTCGCCGCGCGCGCGACCACGTCGAGATCGTCGATCCCTTCGGCGAGCCACAGCACGACGTGCATCCCCTGGTCGCCGGGCTGCACCCATGCGCGTTCGCGCGGCAGCCGCGCGCCGAGCGTGTCGATCAGCAGCGCGCGCTGCTCCGCGTACACGCCGCGTACGCGGCGGATGTGGCGGTCGAGATGGCCTTCCGCGATGAACGCGGCCAGCACGTGCTGGTCGGCGGTCGGCGCATGGCGATCCATCAGCACGCGCGCGCCGCAGAACGCGGGCACGAGATCGTCGGGTGCGATCACGTAGCCGAGCCGCAGCGACGGAAACAGGATCTTGCTGAACGTGCCGAGATAGATCACGCGATCGGGGTCGAGCCCCTGCAGCGACGGGAACGGATAGCCTTCGTAGCGCAGTTCGCTGTCGTAGTCGTCCTCGACCACCCACGCGCGCTGTGCGCGTGCCCATGCAAGCAGCGCGTTGCGCCGCGCCATGCTCAGCGGCATGCCGAGCGGGTACTGATGCGACGGCGTGACGAATGCGGCC
It encodes:
- a CDS encoding penicillin-binding protein 1A, whose amino-acid sequence is MNRFVPFLRDAWLRCRARVAPLAAACRARTRALCAGALHRLRHPTRRGVALTLAAIPVLGLLVLLAFVPFTPSIGDIRKARIDRPARVLSADGELIAEFRPVNREWVPLKQISPHMVDALIATEDHRFYSHHGIDWRRTIAAGLHTFSGARQGGSTITQQLARNLYPDEVGRSLTLTRKVKELITAFKIETVYSKDEILETYLNTVPFLYNAYGVEMAARTYFGKSADQLDIAESATLVGMLKGNSYYNPVLNPERAVQRRNIVLDRMATMGMLSPRQLAKLQRQPLRVDFEPQTAQPGLAPHFAVQLRKWLIAWADRNNYDLYSDGLVVRTTLDARLQDIATQALTQQTERLQAIADSAWRGPSGCGLRNDLFRGFIRQTPDYRSARDAGLADAAALKQLGANREFVRALCERKTQVQAGFVAIDPRNGAIRAWVGSPDFGSEPFDHVAQARRQPGSTFKPFVYGAAFADGMRPGDTFIDRPVAIPIDGRAVWRPTDEEPPTGEPMTLRDALALSRNRITAQVMQHEGAAKVAQLARAMGVRDSPLDAVPSLALGTSPVTLKEMVSAYGTIANRGVYVAPQMITRIEDRDGKVLAAFGSAPPERALPAPAAQTLVDVMRDVVDYGTGADIRSRYGIRVDVAGKTGTTQDNADGWFILMHPQLVAGAWVGFDDGSVTLRSDYWGQGAHSALPIVGGFYDAALRARAIDPRVQFSPDFRPRSAPAPAPRRRPHPGLFDWLKFFH